The following proteins are co-located in the Flectobacillus major DSM 103 genome:
- a CDS encoding LytR/AlgR family response regulator transcription factor translates to MSIILKSIIIDDEPKARVLLNAIIEQYCPNVQIDAQCSDLPSGIKAIKKYKPNLIFLDIEMPGHSGLELLDFFDEDEVDFGIIFTTAYNEYALQAFKFSAIDYLLKPIQHTQLVEAVGRFTRKQEHNQNQQLKALQQNLNVAKTWEEKRIVVPNGQNYKLLNPAEIVMIKGEGSYSEIHLLDGSKILASRNLKHFEEVLWHIPYFFRCHKSYIINLHETLEFVKSDGGYLNLRGGIIAGISPEKVDEFWEKLK, encoded by the coding sequence ATGAGCATTATCTTAAAAAGTATTATTATCGACGACGAACCTAAAGCTAGAGTTCTACTGAATGCCATTATTGAGCAATATTGCCCCAATGTTCAAATAGACGCTCAGTGCAGCGACCTGCCGTCGGGCATCAAAGCCATCAAAAAATATAAACCCAATTTGATTTTTTTAGATATAGAAATGCCTGGTCATAGCGGCTTAGAATTGTTAGATTTTTTTGATGAAGACGAAGTCGATTTTGGTATTATTTTTACTACTGCCTATAACGAATATGCCCTTCAAGCCTTCAAATTCTCGGCCATTGATTACCTGCTCAAGCCTATTCAGCATACCCAACTGGTAGAAGCTGTTGGGCGTTTTACCAGAAAACAAGAACATAACCAAAATCAGCAATTAAAAGCCCTACAACAAAACTTGAATGTAGCCAAAACATGGGAGGAAAAAAGAATTGTTGTGCCTAATGGGCAAAATTATAAGTTGCTTAATCCAGCCGAAATTGTGATGATTAAAGGCGAAGGGTCGTACAGCGAAATACATCTATTAGACGGGAGCAAGATTTTGGCTAGCCGCAACCTCAAGCACTTTGAAGAAGTATTATGGCATATTCCCTATTTTTTTCGCTGTCACAAGTCGTATATTATCAACCTTCACGAAACCCTAGAGTTTGTAAAAAGCGATGGAGGCTACCTAAATCTACGTGGCGGTATTATAGCAGGTATTTCGCCCGAAAAAGTAGATGAGTTTTGGGAAAAATTAAAATAG
- a CDS encoding sensor histidine kinase, translating into MNTIRYYIILLVLCSCLWVQAQNPVYRVINNLNGLSSNTIYSVLQDKKGFVWVAHDKGLSRYDGKSFVHYESIAKQGRSLFNLIEYQNVIYCQDFAGNFYYTCHDRLIQEPSLIWKGGFMPSAIINTQQLMSCIADTLRIFDLQTKKIKKIKIKDYFNWGISASNNHLLALCANGLYKTDGVKGTFMPLNTYNSFFITATSKEVYGISKNHYPYIRRLLHGGRPVEVLKPNIFVQDVVTLADEIWVLTSSGAYCFDHDFKPKYGGFCFFEGVSISKLMKDREGCYWFATLNRGIFFVPNISFRLYQYQQLELTALADYQQGEGVLIGTETQKLLTFGKQRQFQVLFNDKASNHEIISIFEDEASHELMFCSNRLVLLNRHYGVNNILEMAAKSITKIQENLYAVAYSGGVYLLNRSSQKMAVPRWLQNTKHESYIAANSLYALTQSAVQSRSRYVAFSASDTTLYVATIMGVAYFSPKGQGFITNRGSHIYGSQIITEGHNTYVSTFSEGLLILQNQKVIRQISRKDGLASNTIYRFKKDQQTLWLLEEGMLQAYHLPTGRTMNYSSIDGLPRAEIKDIAVGKQQVFLATTDGLAVFDKHIPIRNTTRPLISLTKFTVNDQLRDYNGPLELNADQNSIGIYFSVLSFKSEDELKINYRINEGKWLSLPAQSRMLSFPSLSFGSYRLQIRVFNEDGLMTKQPLELQFRINAPFYWQGWFIGLVLILLTVIIYSYFQWRINDIKQKNQLIADKLQLEQAVKQSILTSIRSQMNPHFLFNALNTIQAYIYTNDKENASVYLGKFSELTRRILDMSNKDSVPLSEEIKSLTLYLDLEKIRFEDLLSYTIEIDPDLQPDFVYIPPMLIQPYVENAIKHGLLHKRDNRQVLLRFRKEIDCLLVIIEDNGIGRKRSGELKKLKEKKHESFAISANQKRLEILNQGAKYSIMMEIIDKQNNLGEAMGTLVNIRIPLMKSSANVLVK; encoded by the coding sequence ATGAATACCATTCGATATTACATAATATTGCTAGTACTTTGCTCGTGCTTGTGGGTACAGGCACAAAACCCTGTATATAGAGTTATCAACAACCTGAATGGCCTTTCTAGCAATACGATATATAGTGTTTTGCAAGATAAAAAAGGCTTTGTCTGGGTAGCTCACGACAAAGGGCTGAGCCGTTACGATGGCAAAAGCTTTGTGCATTATGAAAGCATAGCCAAGCAGGGGCGTTCGTTGTTCAATTTGATAGAGTATCAGAATGTTATTTATTGTCAAGATTTTGCAGGAAACTTTTATTATACTTGTCACGATAGACTTATTCAAGAGCCATCTTTGATATGGAAAGGTGGTTTTATGCCTTCGGCTATTATCAATACCCAGCAACTAATGAGTTGTATTGCCGATACTTTGCGAATATTTGATTTACAAACGAAGAAAATAAAGAAAATTAAAATCAAGGACTATTTTAATTGGGGAATTAGTGCTTCTAACAACCATTTGTTAGCCCTTTGTGCCAATGGCTTATACAAAACCGATGGTGTTAAAGGAACATTTATGCCTTTAAATACCTACAACTCATTTTTTATTACCGCTACCTCTAAAGAAGTTTATGGAATTAGTAAAAATCATTACCCTTATATTAGGCGGCTATTGCATGGGGGGCGGCCTGTCGAGGTACTAAAACCTAATATCTTCGTTCAAGATGTTGTAACATTAGCTGATGAAATTTGGGTTTTGACATCGAGTGGTGCCTATTGCTTTGACCATGACTTCAAGCCCAAATATGGGGGTTTTTGTTTTTTTGAAGGAGTTAGTATTAGCAAATTGATGAAAGATCGTGAGGGGTGTTATTGGTTTGCTACTCTCAACAGAGGCATTTTTTTTGTGCCTAATATCAGCTTTAGGCTGTACCAGTACCAACAGTTAGAATTAACCGCCCTAGCCGACTACCAGCAAGGCGAAGGGGTTTTGATTGGCACTGAAACACAAAAGTTGTTAACCTTTGGTAAGCAACGCCAATTTCAAGTACTGTTTAATGACAAGGCCTCCAATCATGAAATAATCTCTATTTTTGAAGACGAAGCTAGCCACGAACTTATGTTTTGTAGTAATAGATTGGTGTTGCTTAATCGCCACTATGGCGTAAACAATATCCTTGAAATGGCGGCTAAGAGTATTACCAAAATTCAAGAAAATTTATATGCTGTAGCTTATTCTGGAGGGGTGTATCTGCTGAATCGTTCATCTCAAAAAATGGCAGTACCACGCTGGTTACAAAATACCAAGCACGAATCCTATATAGCTGCCAATAGCCTTTATGCTCTTACTCAGAGTGCTGTACAAAGTAGGTCGAGGTATGTGGCTTTTAGTGCCTCCGATACCACTTTGTATGTGGCGACTATTATGGGTGTTGCGTATTTTTCGCCCAAAGGACAAGGCTTTATTACGAACAGAGGTAGCCATATTTACGGCTCTCAAATTATAACCGAAGGCCACAATACTTATGTGAGTACCTTTAGTGAGGGGCTTTTGATATTGCAAAACCAAAAAGTAATAAGACAGATTTCTCGGAAAGATGGTTTGGCTAGTAATACAATTTATCGTTTTAAAAAAGACCAACAAACTCTGTGGCTCTTGGAAGAAGGAATGCTACAAGCATATCATTTACCAACTGGGCGGACAATGAATTATAGTAGTATCGATGGCCTTCCTCGTGCCGAAATAAAGGATATTGCTGTTGGAAAACAACAAGTGTTTTTGGCTACAACCGATGGGCTTGCGGTATTTGATAAGCACATTCCGATACGCAATACAACAAGGCCGTTAATATCGCTTACTAAATTTACGGTCAACGACCAGCTCAGAGATTATAATGGCCCATTAGAGCTGAATGCTGACCAAAATAGTATTGGTATTTATTTCTCGGTGCTAAGTTTTAAAAGTGAAGACGAGCTAAAAATCAACTATCGTATCAATGAAGGAAAATGGCTGAGTTTGCCTGCTCAGTCTCGAATGCTGAGCTTTCCGTCATTGTCGTTTGGGAGCTATCGCCTCCAAATTAGGGTATTTAACGAAGATGGTTTGATGACCAAACAACCCCTCGAACTTCAGTTTCGGATCAATGCTCCTTTTTATTGGCAGGGCTGGTTTATTGGACTGGTTTTGATACTTTTGACCGTCATTATTTACAGCTATTTTCAATGGAGAATCAATGATATTAAGCAAAAAAATCAGTTGATTGCCGACAAACTACAGTTAGAACAAGCCGTAAAACAAAGTATATTGACAAGCATTAGAAGCCAGATGAATCCCCATTTTTTGTTCAATGCACTCAATACTATTCAGGCATATATTTATACCAACGACAAGGAAAATGCTTCAGTGTATTTAGGGAAATTTAGCGAGCTTACTCGGCGTATCCTAGATATGAGTAATAAAGATAGCGTACCACTGAGCGAAGAAATTAAGTCGCTAACCCTATACCTCGATTTAGAAAAAATCCGCTTTGAAGATTTACTGTCCTATACCATCGAAATAGACCCCGATCTACAACCCGACTTTGTGTATATTCCCCCGATGCTGATTCAGCCTTATGTCGAAAATGCAATCAAACATGGACTGTTACACAAACGTGATAATAGGCAAGTATTGCTTCGTTTTAGAAAAGAAATAGATTGTTTGCTTGTGATTATTGAAGACAACGGAATAGGCCGAAAACGCTCGGGCGAGTTGAAAAAGTTAAAGGAGAAAAAACACGAAAGCTTTGCTATTTCGGCCAATCAAAAGCGTTTGGAGATTCTGAACCAAGGGGCAAAATATAGCATTATGATGGAAATTATTGACAAACAAAATAATTTGGGCGAGGCAATGGGTACGCTTGTCAATATCAGAATCCCATTGATGAAGTCATCGGCCAATGTTTTGGTCAAGTAA
- a CDS encoding helix-turn-helix domain-containing protein, translated as MLQNYPLQIDLFAIIILLGIVQGFFLAFFFIFIPKGNIIAHRYLGLFLLAVSLCTLEVLLCYTNYMFKTLRWVDFAEPLNFVIAPFVFLYVKSYLSEKFSTTDLLHFIPFVCYLAGMIYYIYHLPVEYRYNSYLDAYHPELTFIKDSTREYGWFFSIREYVNVLMFWQMLLYVCLGFVLLQRAFHQEQLSLWSRQNQKLSWCRTQLLSFASIVLIYLIIKLTFPSDLGDHILSAHITLVIYTISFSVIRQSVFFTENPTKPLRKYEKSSLTNEIQDQTLERLNSLIEQEKPYLTDVFSLPWLAQRLSVSPHHLSQILNESLGQSFFDYTAQLRISEAKKLLRSPEKSHLKIEEIAEQVGYNSKSAFNTAFKKIVGQTPSQFRNSA; from the coding sequence ATGTTACAAAATTATCCTCTCCAAATCGACCTTTTTGCAATAATCATCCTCTTGGGTATTGTTCAGGGTTTCTTTTTGGCATTTTTCTTTATTTTTATACCTAAAGGCAATATCATTGCACACCGCTATTTAGGGCTTTTTTTGTTGGCTGTTTCGTTATGTACCCTCGAAGTACTGTTATGCTATACCAACTATATGTTTAAAACACTCCGTTGGGTTGATTTTGCCGAGCCGCTTAATTTTGTTATTGCTCCGTTTGTTTTTTTATATGTCAAAAGCTATCTATCCGAAAAATTTTCAACTACCGATTTACTGCATTTTATTCCTTTTGTTTGCTATTTGGCAGGCATGATTTACTATATCTATCATTTACCTGTCGAATACCGCTATAATTCGTATCTCGATGCGTACCATCCCGAGCTAACGTTTATCAAGGACTCTACGAGGGAATATGGCTGGTTTTTTAGTATTCGAGAATATGTCAATGTTTTGATGTTTTGGCAAATGCTTTTGTATGTTTGTTTAGGGTTTGTATTACTACAAAGGGCCTTTCATCAGGAGCAACTTTCATTATGGTCACGACAAAATCAAAAGCTTAGTTGGTGTCGAACACAGTTACTTTCATTTGCCTCCATTGTATTGATATATCTTATTATTAAGCTTACATTTCCAAGCGATTTGGGCGACCATATTCTTTCGGCACATATTACCTTGGTGATATACACTATTAGTTTTTCGGTTATTCGTCAATCTGTTTTCTTTACCGAAAACCCCACTAAGCCCCTAAGAAAGTATGAAAAGTCGTCATTGACTAACGAAATACAAGACCAAACCCTAGAACGCCTCAACAGCCTAATCGAGCAAGAGAAACCCTATTTGACCGATGTATTTTCCTTGCCTTGGCTTGCCCAAAGGCTATCGGTGTCGCCTCATCATTTATCTCAGATTTTGAATGAAAGTTTGGGACAAAGCTTTTTTGACTATACTGCACAACTTCGTATATCGGAAGCTAAGAAACTACTTCGTTCACCCGAAAAATCCCATCTCAAAATCGAAGAAATTGCCGAGCAAGTAGGCTATAATTCAAAATCTGCGTTTAATACAGCTTTCAAAAAAATTGTTGGGCAAACACCCTCTCAATTTAGGAATTCAGCGTAG